One stretch of Arachis hypogaea cultivar Tifrunner chromosome 20, arahy.Tifrunner.gnm2.J5K5, whole genome shotgun sequence DNA includes these proteins:
- the LOC112783533 gene encoding protein PLASTID TRANSCRIPTIONALLY ACTIVE 12, chloroplastic: MASNSIHSNLLPKSPFNHFQTSSYLVGSFPAGILQVRVGFSNSRRVPSYSCIKCEKKDDYNIEHVSVERPPYYSYMDSTSGQLEPASGARASVPEQEYWPEGTASQVRAARAPLPGGESSSSPSYGSQPGSRRKNYKTAAASSSSIDVESSDPAPSDEASLVESTEDAQDSSSEFVVYQSEPEEEEEAGYDLDKKIGNPHPFIDPRVKKKIEGTLPEEELWWNWKKPEKEQWSRWQRRKPDADTVFLKAMAETGQVKLYGEHPTLTETSLYRARRHLYKEERLQAEEDRLEEIGPMAYYSEWVKAWKGDTSREAIQKHFEETGEDETAQLIEMFSHQTDREYRVMMGTDVRIKRDPLAMRMKEEQIKQIWGGDPVYPTVNYIQDPNEVIDYRGPDFHEPTPNMLSYLMEHGHVITREELNTILAKEKPEQHVVTDVDEAMAKAVDIGENDDEEDSDVEDEEEGEGEEEEEKITRNWSVLKSTPELRQSKPKPKKDGPMSLDEAIDDSENLTDFLMDFGEEE, from the exons ATGGCTTCCAATTCCATTCATTCCAATCTCCTTCCCAAGTCTCCCTTCAATCACTTCCAG ACATCATCCTACTTGGTTGGTTCATTCCCTGCTGGGATTTTGCAAGTTAGAGTTGGTTTCAGCAATTCAAGGAGGGTTCCTTCATATAGTTGTATAAAATGTGAAAAGAAAGATGATTATAATATTGAGCATGTATCTGTTGAGCGTCCACCTTACTACAGTTACATGGACTCCACCTCTGGCCAGCTTGAGCCGGCCTCCGGTGCTCGAGCAAGTGTTCCAGAGCAAGAGTATTGGCCTGAGGGAACTGCTAGTCAGGTGAGGGCTGCCAGGGCGCCTCTGCCAGGTGGCGAATCGTCAAGTTCTCCGTCTTATGGTAGCCAGCCTGGAAGTAGGAGGAAGAATTACAAAacagctgctgcttcttcttcaagtaTTGATGTAGAATCGTCTGACCCTGCACCATCTGATGAGGCTTCTTTGGTTGAATCCACTGAGGATGCCCAAGATTCTTCTTCTGAGTTTGTTGTTTATCAGTCAGAAccggaggaagaagaagaggcggGATATGACCTTGATAAGAAAATTGGAAATCCTCACCCGTTTATTGATCCAAGAGTTAAAAAGAAAATAGAGGGCACACTTCCTGAGGAAGAACTATGGTGGAACTGGAAGAAGCCAGAGAAAGAACAATGGTCCAGGTGGCAAAGGAGGAAACCAGATGCTGATACG GTTTTCCTGAAAGCCATGGCAGAAACTGGGCAAGTAAAGCTTTATGGTGAGCACCCAACATTGACAGAAACGTCTCTTTACCGAGCAAGACGCCATCTTTATAAGGAAGAGAG GCTTCAGGCTGAGGAAGATAGACTGGAAGAGATTGGTCCGATGGCATACTATTCAGAATGGGTAAAAGCATGGAAAGGGGACACATCTCGTGAAGCTATTCAGAAGCATTTTGAAGAGACTGGTGAAGATGAAACTGCTCAACTAATTGAAATGTTCAGCCACCAAACTGATCGGGAGTATCGCGTAATGATGGGAACTGATGTGCGTATTAAAAGGGATCCTTTAGCAATGCGAATGAAGGAGGAACAGATAAAGCAAA TATGGGGTGGAGATCCGGTTTACCCAACCGTGAACTATATTCAAGATCCAAATGAAGTGATCGACTACAGGGGACCGGATTTCCATGAACCAACACCAAATATGCTGTCTTATCTGATGGAG CATGGACACGTTATTACAAGGGAGGAACTCAACACTATTCTGGCAAAGGAGAAGCCTGAACAGCATGTG GTGACAGATGTAGATGAAGCTATGGCGAAAGCCGTTGACATTGGTGAAAATGAT GATGAAGAGGATAGTGAtgttgaagatgaagaagagggagaaggagaggaagaggaagagaagatTACTCGTAATTGGAGCGTCTTGAAAAGTACTCCTGAGCTTCGCCAGTCAAAG CCAAAACCAAAGAAGGACGGTCCTATGTCTCTGGATGAGGCTATAGATGATTCTGAGAACTTGACTGATTTCCTCATGGACTTTGGAGAAGAAGAATGA